The following proteins come from a genomic window of Natrinema saccharevitans:
- a CDS encoding DUF6884 domain-containing protein gives MTEIGLVSCSKTKREQPAPPSELYSPSTLFSKVRRYCEHHHDDWYVLSAKHHLLEPNGPLIEPYDETLTGARVARKREWSQTVYDDLKAAGLLESDITLVFHAGKAYYEELLPLLEEHNVQIQIPTEGLMIGERLAWYNEQT, from the coding sequence ATGACCGAAATCGGACTAGTAAGCTGTTCGAAGACGAAACGCGAGCAACCAGCACCACCGAGTGAGCTGTACAGCCCGTCAACGCTGTTCAGCAAAGTACGCCGGTACTGTGAACATCACCACGACGACTGGTACGTCCTTTCAGCTAAACACCATCTTCTTGAACCGAATGGTCCGCTGATCGAGCCCTACGACGAGACTCTCACTGGCGCTCGAGTAGCACGAAAGCGAGAGTGGTCCCAAACCGTGTATGACGATCTGAAGGCAGCAGGTTTGCTCGAATCGGATATCACCCTCGTATTCCATGCGGGGAAAGCGTACTACGAGGAATTGCTTCCCCTCCTCGAAGAACACAACGTCCAGATACAGATTCCGACTGAGGGATTAATGATAGGTGAGCGGCTTGCATGGTACAACGAACAGACATGA
- a CDS encoding transcriptional regulator codes for MSNKPGPLGQLANSFASVIPDVDTDAEHDRWKPGIGPFEEENQIEMILEALEGHPLREAIETEVSYLEGSRRCDLFLDHDGRQLPVEAKLLRFRYDNGNIDPNSFARIFTPFPERSSSSLLTDTKKLYESEFGSNGGVLGLYYEKVDEEYEQMTAEAVAEKFCMDVDHWYEFQVETRNIAYFDELQHPVHQQGAVITWEIVE; via the coding sequence ATGAGTAACAAACCTGGCCCTCTTGGTCAACTGGCTAACTCATTTGCGTCTGTAATTCCGGATGTCGATACAGATGCTGAACACGACCGATGGAAACCTGGAATTGGCCCATTCGAGGAAGAGAATCAGATCGAAATGATTCTCGAGGCGCTTGAGGGCCACCCGCTTCGAGAAGCTATCGAGACTGAAGTGTCGTACCTCGAGGGTTCACGACGATGCGATCTTTTTCTTGATCACGACGGGCGTCAGCTTCCAGTGGAGGCCAAGCTACTCCGGTTCCGGTACGATAATGGAAACATCGATCCGAACAGCTTCGCGCGGATCTTCACGCCGTTTCCTGAACGGAGTTCCTCGTCACTACTTACCGATACGAAGAAACTCTACGAGTCAGAGTTCGGATCAAACGGCGGAGTACTCGGCCTCTATTACGAAAAAGTCGACGAAGAGTACGAGCAAATGACTGCCGAGGCAGTTGCCGAGAAGTTCTGTATGGACGTGGATCACTGGTACGAGTTCCAAGTAGAAACGAGGAATATCGCCTACTTCGACGAGTTACAGCATCCCGTTCATCAGCAAGGCGCTGTCATCACGTGGGAGATCGTCGAGTGA